From a region of the Mercurialis annua linkage group LG1-X, ddMerAnnu1.2, whole genome shotgun sequence genome:
- the LOC126670051 gene encoding uncharacterized protein LOC126670051, whose protein sequence is MQPIVAYLADGVLPEGRTEAAKLFRISSVYSLIEGALYRTSVTHPWSKCISLEEGSYVLREIHEGECGAHEGAVTLYRKAMLQGFYWPMMKKDAEEMVKKCDKCQKFGSLIRTPSDH, encoded by the coding sequence ATGCAACCCATAGTGGCATATTTAGCGGACGGAGTCCTACCTGAAGGACGTACCGAAGCGGCTAAGCTATTTCGAATTTCCTCCGTCTATTCACTAATAGAGGGAGCATTGTACCGGACCTCAGTCACACACCCATGGTCTAAATGCATATCACTAGAAGAAGGAAGCTACGTCCTTCGGGAAATCCATGAAGGAGAATGTGGAGCTCATGAGGGCGCAGTAACTCTATACAGAAAAGCAATGTTACAGGGATTTTATTGGCCCATGATGAAAAAAGACGCTGAAGAAATGGTCAAGAAGTGCGATAAATGCCAGAAATTTGGGTCGCTCATCAGAACCCCATCCGATCACTAG